One Cervus canadensis isolate Bull #8, Minnesota chromosome 1, ASM1932006v1, whole genome shotgun sequence genomic window carries:
- the UBE2L3 gene encoding ubiquitin-conjugating enzyme E2 L3 — translation MAASRRLMKELEEIRKCGMKNFRNIQVDEANLLTWQGLIVPDNPPYDKGAFRIEINFPAEYPFKPPKITFKTKIYHPNIDEKGQVCLPVISAENWKPATKTDQVIQSLIALVNDPQPEHPLRADLAEEYSKDRKKFCKNAEEFTKKYGEKRPVD, via the exons ATGGCGGCCAGCAGGAGGCTGATGAAG GAGCTTGAAGAGATCCGCAAGTGTGGGATGAAAAACTTCCGTAACATCCAGGTCGATGAAGCTAATTTGCTGACTTGGCAAGGGCTCATTGTTCCC gACAACCCTCCCTATGATAAAGGGGCCTTCAGAATTGAAATCAACTTTCCAGCAGAGTACCCCTTCAAACCACCGAAGATCACATTCAAAACAAAGATCTACCACCCGAACATCGACGAGAAGGGGCAGGTGTGTCTGCCGGTAATTAGCGCTGAAAACTGGAAGCCAGCAACCAAAACCGACCAAG TCATCCAGTCCCTCATAGCACTGGTGAACGACCCCCAGCCCGAGCACCCGCTCCGGGCTGACCTAGCTGAAGAGTACTCTAAGGACCGTAAAAAATTCTGTAAGAACGCTGAAGAATTTACAAAGAAATATGGGGAAAAGCGACCTGTGGACTAA